Proteins from one Falco naumanni isolate bFalNau1 chromosome 2, bFalNau1.pat, whole genome shotgun sequence genomic window:
- the CLIC6 gene encoding chloride intracellular channel protein 6 isoform X2 — MAESPGRPGAPPPEGSDVPREGGDEEAAAGGEPQPGASPEGAAEPPDGPPAGEAPRLSGESAAVQELSAAAVPPGGGGGTGSGAPEGAAETPGGPGAERQAPAGAEQRELRGGSPGAECLPGEQLVAAAAGVNAAEGSAAARADPEDVAVAPTGTEPKEAAPAGTDSEDAAVAPTGAEPAPTGPDPEEAVREAAPTKIDREEAGTDPEEAVREEAPAGSDLEEAAAAAPEGRDPEEALRQAVPEERDPEEAAATALSGKEPEEALRQAAPEGRNPEEAAGTAPSGRDPEEAQRQAGPEGRDPAEAAARAPAGTIPEDAVWEAAPAGTVPEEVAAPWGSEAAPESCVEAKVALPPGGEADGGRRSPDGPDGEDGAEAAERGAAAPAGAGAGGAAAEGQRGGSPGPEGGEWDAAGRSLNGVRGRAEDEEDETGSPAALEEEEEDEEKQEHDISLFVKAGSDGESIGNCPFSQRLFMILWLKGVIFNVTTVDLKRKPADLQNLAPGTNPPFMTFDGEVKTDVNKIEEFLEEKLAPPRYPKLAPNHPESNSAGNDVFAKFSAFIKNPRKDANENLEKSLLKALRKLDNYLNSPLPDEIDAYSTEEITVSSRKFLDGDELTLADCNLLPKLHIIKVVAKKYRNFDFPPEMTGISRYLNNAYARDEFTNTCPADQEIEYAYLDVAKRMK, encoded by the exons ATGGCGGAGAgcccggggcggcccggcgccccgccgccggaGGGGAGCGACGTCCCGCGGGAGGGAGGCGATGAGGAAGCGGCGGCTGGGGGGGAGCCGCAGCCCGGGGCGTCCCCTGAGGGGGCGGCGGAGCCTCCGGACGGGCCCCCCGCCGGCGAGGCGCCGCGGCTGAGCGGGGAGTCGGCGGCTGTGCAGGAGCTGTCCGCTGCGGCGGTGccccccgggggcggcggcgggacggggAGCGGCGCACCCGAGGGGGCGGCGGAGACCCCGGGCGGGCCCGGAGCGGAGCGGCAGGCACCGGCGGGGGCTGAGCAGCGAGAGCTCCGCGGGGGCAGCCCGGGGGCCGAGTGTCTGCCAGGAGAGCAACTGGTGGCAGCGGCCGCGGGGGTAAACGCGGCCGAGGGCTCCGCAGCGGCGAGGGCAGACCCCGAGGACGTGGCGGTGGCCCCAACGGGGACGGAGCCCAAGGAAGCAGCCCCGGCGGGGACAGACTCCGAGGACGCGGCCGTGGCCCCGACGGGAGCGGAGCCGGCGCCGACGGGGCCAGACCCCGAGGAGGCAGTGAGGGAGGCAGCTCCTACGAAGATAGACAGAGAGGAGGCAGGGACAGACCCCGAAGAGGCAGTGAGGGAGGAAGCCCCGGCGGGGTCAGACCTTGAAGAGGCTGCGGCGGCAGCCCCAGAGGGGAGAGACCCCGAGGAGGCGCTGAGGCAGGCGGTCCCAGAGGAGAGAGACCCCGAGGAGGCTGCGGCGACAGCTCTGTCGGGGAAGGAACCCGAAGAGGCGCTAAGGCAGGCAGCCCCAGAGGGGAGAAACCCCGAAGAGGCTGCGGGGACAGCTCCGTCGGGGAGAGACCCTGAAGAGGCGCAAAGGCAGGCGGGCCCAGAGGGGAGAGACCCCGCGGAGGCTGCGGCGAGAGCCCCGGCGGGGACAATCCCCGAAGATGCAGTGTGGGAg gcagccccggcggggacAGTCCCCGAGGAGGTGGCGGCCCCGTGGGGGAGCGAAGCGGCTCCCGAGAGCTGCGTGGAAGCGAAGGTGGCGTTGCCGCCCGGAGGGGAGGCCGACGGCGGACGCCGGTCGCCGGACGGTCCCGACGGCGAGGACGGAGCGGAGGCGGCGGAGCGGGGAGCCGCTGCCCCGGCGGGGGCAGGagcggggggcgcggcggcggagGGGCAGCGCGGCGGGTCCCCGGGCCCCGAGGGCGGCGAGTGGGACGCGGCAGGTCGGAGCCTGAACGGCGTGCGGGGCCGGGCAGAGGACGAGGAGGACGAAACGGGCTCGCCGGCCGccctggaggaggaagaggaggacgAGGAGAAGCAGGAACACGACATCTCCCTCTTCGTCAAG gcTGGCAGTGATGGGGAAAGTATTGGAAATTGCCCGTTCTCTCAGCGTCTCTTTATGATTCTGTGGCTAAAAGGTGTCATATTTAATGTCACAACCGTGGATTTGAAAAG AAAGCCTGCTGACCTGCAGAACCTTGCCCCAGGAACAAACCCCCCCTTCATGACATTTGATGGTGAAGTGAAAACTGATGTCAATAAGATCGAGGAGTTCTTGGAAGAAAAGCTAGCACCGCCCCG GTATCCCAAACTTGCACCGAACCACCCTGAGTCAAATTCTGCAGGAAATGATGTGTTTGCAAAATTCTCTGCATTCATAAAGAACCCAAGAAAAGATGCTAATGAAA ATTTGGAAAAATCTTTGCTTAAAGCCCTGAGGAAGCTGGACAACTATTTAAATAGCCCCTTGCCTGATGAAATCGATGCTTACAGCACTGAGGAGATCACTGTTTCCAGCCGGAAGTTCCTGGATGGAGATGAGCTCACCTTAGCGGATTGCAACCTCCTACCAAAGCTCCATATAATCAAg gttgttgcaaaaaaatacagaaattttgaTTTTCCACCTGAAATGACAGGGATTTCAAGATACTTGAACAATGCATATGCAAGAGATGAATTTACAAATACTTGTCCTGCTGATCAAGAAATTGAATATGCCTATTTGGATGTTGCAAAGAGAATGAAGTAA
- the CLIC6 gene encoding chloride intracellular channel protein 6 isoform X1 translates to MAESPGRPGAPPPEGSDVPREGGDEEAAAGGEPQPGASPEGAAEPPDGPPAGEAPRLSGESAAVQELSAAAVPPGGGGGTGSGAPEGAAETPGGPGAERQAPAGAEQRELRGGSPGAECLPGEQLVAAAAGVNAAEGSAAARADPEDVAVAPTGTEPKEAAPAGTDSEDAAVAPTGAEPAPTGPDPEEAVREAAPTKIDREEAGTDPEEAVREEAPAGSDLEEAAAAAPEGRDPEEALRQAVPEERDPEEAAATALSGKEPEEALRQAAPEGRNPEEAAGTAPSGRDPEEAQRQAGPEGRDPAEAAARAPAGTIPEDAVWEAAPAGTVPEDAVCEAAPAGTVPEDAVCEAAPAGTVPEDAVWEAAPAGTVPEEVAAPWGSEAAPESCVEAKVALPPGGEADGGRRSPDGPDGEDGAEAAERGAAAPAGAGAGGAAAEGQRGGSPGPEGGEWDAAGRSLNGVRGRAEDEEDETGSPAALEEEEEDEEKQEHDISLFVKAGSDGESIGNCPFSQRLFMILWLKGVIFNVTTVDLKRKPADLQNLAPGTNPPFMTFDGEVKTDVNKIEEFLEEKLAPPRYPKLAPNHPESNSAGNDVFAKFSAFIKNPRKDANENLEKSLLKALRKLDNYLNSPLPDEIDAYSTEEITVSSRKFLDGDELTLADCNLLPKLHIIKVVAKKYRNFDFPPEMTGISRYLNNAYARDEFTNTCPADQEIEYAYLDVAKRMK, encoded by the exons ATGGCGGAGAgcccggggcggcccggcgccccgccgccggaGGGGAGCGACGTCCCGCGGGAGGGAGGCGATGAGGAAGCGGCGGCTGGGGGGGAGCCGCAGCCCGGGGCGTCCCCTGAGGGGGCGGCGGAGCCTCCGGACGGGCCCCCCGCCGGCGAGGCGCCGCGGCTGAGCGGGGAGTCGGCGGCTGTGCAGGAGCTGTCCGCTGCGGCGGTGccccccgggggcggcggcgggacggggAGCGGCGCACCCGAGGGGGCGGCGGAGACCCCGGGCGGGCCCGGAGCGGAGCGGCAGGCACCGGCGGGGGCTGAGCAGCGAGAGCTCCGCGGGGGCAGCCCGGGGGCCGAGTGTCTGCCAGGAGAGCAACTGGTGGCAGCGGCCGCGGGGGTAAACGCGGCCGAGGGCTCCGCAGCGGCGAGGGCAGACCCCGAGGACGTGGCGGTGGCCCCAACGGGGACGGAGCCCAAGGAAGCAGCCCCGGCGGGGACAGACTCCGAGGACGCGGCCGTGGCCCCGACGGGAGCGGAGCCGGCGCCGACGGGGCCAGACCCCGAGGAGGCAGTGAGGGAGGCAGCTCCTACGAAGATAGACAGAGAGGAGGCAGGGACAGACCCCGAAGAGGCAGTGAGGGAGGAAGCCCCGGCGGGGTCAGACCTTGAAGAGGCTGCGGCGGCAGCCCCAGAGGGGAGAGACCCCGAGGAGGCGCTGAGGCAGGCGGTCCCAGAGGAGAGAGACCCCGAGGAGGCTGCGGCGACAGCTCTGTCGGGGAAGGAACCCGAAGAGGCGCTAAGGCAGGCAGCCCCAGAGGGGAGAAACCCCGAAGAGGCTGCGGGGACAGCTCCGTCGGGGAGAGACCCTGAAGAGGCGCAAAGGCAGGCGGGCCCAGAGGGGAGAGACCCCGCGGAGGCTGCGGCGAGAGCCCCGGCGGGGACAATCCCCGAAGATGCAGTGTGGGAggcagccccggcggggacAGTCCCCGAAGATGCAGTGTGCGAggcagccccggcggggacAGTCCCCGAAGATGCAGTGTGCGAggcagccccggcggggacAGTCCCCGAAGATGCAGTGTGGGAggcagccccggcggggacAGTCCCCGAGGAGGTGGCGGCCCCGTGGGGGAGCGAAGCGGCTCCCGAGAGCTGCGTGGAAGCGAAGGTGGCGTTGCCGCCCGGAGGGGAGGCCGACGGCGGACGCCGGTCGCCGGACGGTCCCGACGGCGAGGACGGAGCGGAGGCGGCGGAGCGGGGAGCCGCTGCCCCGGCGGGGGCAGGagcggggggcgcggcggcggagGGGCAGCGCGGCGGGTCCCCGGGCCCCGAGGGCGGCGAGTGGGACGCGGCAGGTCGGAGCCTGAACGGCGTGCGGGGCCGGGCAGAGGACGAGGAGGACGAAACGGGCTCGCCGGCCGccctggaggaggaagaggaggacgAGGAGAAGCAGGAACACGACATCTCCCTCTTCGTCAAG gcTGGCAGTGATGGGGAAAGTATTGGAAATTGCCCGTTCTCTCAGCGTCTCTTTATGATTCTGTGGCTAAAAGGTGTCATATTTAATGTCACAACCGTGGATTTGAAAAG AAAGCCTGCTGACCTGCAGAACCTTGCCCCAGGAACAAACCCCCCCTTCATGACATTTGATGGTGAAGTGAAAACTGATGTCAATAAGATCGAGGAGTTCTTGGAAGAAAAGCTAGCACCGCCCCG GTATCCCAAACTTGCACCGAACCACCCTGAGTCAAATTCTGCAGGAAATGATGTGTTTGCAAAATTCTCTGCATTCATAAAGAACCCAAGAAAAGATGCTAATGAAA ATTTGGAAAAATCTTTGCTTAAAGCCCTGAGGAAGCTGGACAACTATTTAAATAGCCCCTTGCCTGATGAAATCGATGCTTACAGCACTGAGGAGATCACTGTTTCCAGCCGGAAGTTCCTGGATGGAGATGAGCTCACCTTAGCGGATTGCAACCTCCTACCAAAGCTCCATATAATCAAg gttgttgcaaaaaaatacagaaattttgaTTTTCCACCTGAAATGACAGGGATTTCAAGATACTTGAACAATGCATATGCAAGAGATGAATTTACAAATACTTGTCCTGCTGATCAAGAAATTGAATATGCCTATTTGGATGTTGCAAAGAGAATGAAGTAA
- the CLIC6 gene encoding chloride intracellular channel protein 6 isoform X3: protein MRPSSSVAETCLLQTRCSFPDIELFVKAGSDGESIGNCPFSQRLFMILWLKGVIFNVTTVDLKRKPADLQNLAPGTNPPFMTFDGEVKTDVNKIEEFLEEKLAPPRYPKLAPNHPESNSAGNDVFAKFSAFIKNPRKDANENLEKSLLKALRKLDNYLNSPLPDEIDAYSTEEITVSSRKFLDGDELTLADCNLLPKLHIIKVVAKKYRNFDFPPEMTGISRYLNNAYARDEFTNTCPADQEIEYAYLDVAKRMK, encoded by the exons ATGCGTCCCTCAAGCTCCGTGGCAGAAACCTGCCTGCTCCAGACCAGGTGCTCGTTTCCAGACATAGAGCTCTTTGTGAAG gcTGGCAGTGATGGGGAAAGTATTGGAAATTGCCCGTTCTCTCAGCGTCTCTTTATGATTCTGTGGCTAAAAGGTGTCATATTTAATGTCACAACCGTGGATTTGAAAAG AAAGCCTGCTGACCTGCAGAACCTTGCCCCAGGAACAAACCCCCCCTTCATGACATTTGATGGTGAAGTGAAAACTGATGTCAATAAGATCGAGGAGTTCTTGGAAGAAAAGCTAGCACCGCCCCG GTATCCCAAACTTGCACCGAACCACCCTGAGTCAAATTCTGCAGGAAATGATGTGTTTGCAAAATTCTCTGCATTCATAAAGAACCCAAGAAAAGATGCTAATGAAA ATTTGGAAAAATCTTTGCTTAAAGCCCTGAGGAAGCTGGACAACTATTTAAATAGCCCCTTGCCTGATGAAATCGATGCTTACAGCACTGAGGAGATCACTGTTTCCAGCCGGAAGTTCCTGGATGGAGATGAGCTCACCTTAGCGGATTGCAACCTCCTACCAAAGCTCCATATAATCAAg gttgttgcaaaaaaatacagaaattttgaTTTTCCACCTGAAATGACAGGGATTTCAAGATACTTGAACAATGCATATGCAAGAGATGAATTTACAAATACTTGTCCTGCTGATCAAGAAATTGAATATGCCTATTTGGATGTTGCAAAGAGAATGAAGTAA